In Streptomyces sp. NBC_01231, the sequence CGGCGATCGGGTGGACGGCCTGCGCGGTCCGCAGCTCCGCGCCCGTGACCTCGCTCAGGCCCAGGTGCTTGACCTTGCCCTCGCGCACCAGCTCGGACATGACACCGACGGTCTCCTCGATCGGCACGCTCACATCGCGCCGGTGCATGTAGTAGAGGTCGATGACGTCGACGTCCAGGCGCCGCAGGCTCGCCTCGACGGCCTCGCGAATGTAGGGCGGGTCGTTGCGGATGATCCGCCGGGTGGGGTCGTCCGGGGGGATCGCCAGGGCGAACTTGGTGGCTATGACGACCTCGTCGCGGTGCGCCTTGAAGAACGGGGAGAGGAATCGTTCGTTCTCGCCCGCGCCGTAGGCGTCCGCCGTGTCGTACAGGGTCACGCCGAGTTCCAGGGCCCGCTCCAGGGTGGCCCGGGCCTCCCCCGCGTCCGTGGGGCCGTACCCGAAACTCATGCCCATGCAGCCGAGGCCCTGCACGCCCACCTCGGGGCCGTCGTCGCCCAGCCGTGCCGCGGGGATCTTGCCGTTGGTCATCAGGACCTCTCCGACGCCAGGGCCCGCCCGGCGTCCGCGTAGAAACCGATCTTCCGGTCGAGGACCGCGAGCGTGTCCTGAAGTTCCGCGATCCGGGCGAGGACGTCCTCGCGGGTCTCCTTCAGCAGCTCGAAGCGGTCCCCATAGGTGTGGTCGCCCTCGCGCACCAGTTCGGCGTAGCGCACCATGTCGGCCACCGGCATGCCGGTCAGCCGCAGCTTGCCGACGAGGTCGAGCCAGTCGAGGTCGCGGTTGCTGTAGCGGCGCTGGCCGGTGTGCGAACGGTCGATGTGCGGCATCAGGCCGATCCGTTCGTACCAGCGCAGGGTGTGCGCGGTCAGGCCGGTGATCGCGACGACCTCGCTGATGGTGTAGCTGTCCTGGCCTGCCGGACGCCTGCGGGGGTGTGGCGGGGCGGCACAGCTGTCGGTCGTGGTACCCGTGGTCTCCATCACCGTCATGACCTCAACGCTAGGGCCTTGGAGTGCACTCGAAGCAAGCGAACCGGTAAGAAATCGGCAGGACGCGGCTGGGTTGCGGTGACTAGCGTGCGGGACATGAGTCTCGTACGTCGTGCAACGGTCGAGGACGCGGGGGAAGTGCTCCGGCTGCGTCAGGTGATGATCGATTCGGTGTTCTCCGGAGCGGACGCCGCGGCCGCCTCCCGAGGATGGCACGGAGAGTCCCTGCCGACACTGCGGGCCCGCCTCGCCGAGCCGGACGGGGACTTCATGGCGTTCGTCGTGGAGCATCCGGAGCGGCCGGGGGCGCTGGCGGCGCTGGCCGCCGGGACCCTGGAGTACCGCATCGGCCGGGCCGGCAATCCGCACGGACGGGTCGGCCATGTCTTCAGCGTCGCCACCGACCCGGACGCCCGGCGCCGCGGGTACGCGCGCGCCTGCATGGAGGAACTGCTCCAGTGGTTCCGTGAGCGGGGCGTCCCGCAGGTGGACCTGAACGCCTCCGCCCAGGCCGAACCCCTCTACGAGTCGCTGGGCTTCGTCCGCAAGCCGGACCCCTCGATGCGGCTCAGCCTGTGAGCGGCTTAGGCTCGTCCGCATGTCCTTGCAGAGCCTCGCGTTGATCGAGAACTGGCCGGTTCCCACCGCCGCGGCGGCCGTCGTACGCGCCGACGGGACGCTGCTCGGCACCCACGGCCCGGCCGGGCACCGCTTTCCGCTGGCCTCGGTCACCAAGCCGCTCGCTGCCTACGCCGCCCTCGTCGCGTACGAGGAGGGTGCCGTCGACCTCGACGAGCCGGCCGGGCCGCCCGGGGCCACGGTGCGGCATCTGCTCGCGCACACCTCCGGGCTGGCCTTCGACGAGCACCGGGTGACGGCCCCGCCCGGGGAACGGCGGCTGTACTCCAACGCCGGGTTCGAGCAGCTCGGGGACCACCTCGCGAAGACCACCGACATCCCGTTCGGCGAGTACCTGCGCGAGGCGGTGCTGGAGCCGCTCGGGATGACGTCCACGACCCTCCAGGGCTCCCCCGCGAAGGACGGCGTGTCCACGGTGGACGACCTCCTGCGGTTCGCGGCCGAGATCCAGGCACCCCGGCTGCTCGACCCGCGCACCGTCGCCGAGGCGATGACGGTCCAGTACCCGGGGACGAAGGGCGTGCTTCCGGGGTACGGGCACCAGAACCCGAACGACTGGGGGCTCGGCTTCGAGATCCGCGACGGCAAGTCGCCGCACTGGACGGGGGCCTCGTCCTCACCGCGCACCTTCGGGCACTTCGGCCAGTCCGGTACCTTCCTGTGGATCGACCCCGACGCGCGGGCAGCCTGCGTGGCCCTCACCGACCGCGCCTTCGGCCCCTGGGCCGTCGAGGCGTGGCCGGCGTTCACGGACGCGGTGCTGGCCGAGCTGTGAGCCGCCGGGCCCAGGGCCGGCCTAGGACATCTCCCACACCAGCAGCTCCGCGCCGCTCGTCGCCACCGCCTCCAGGTCCTTCGCGTCCGTGATCCGCGCCGCGTCGCCCGGCCCCAACCGCGCGCCGTCCAGGCTCACTTCCCCGCGCACGACATGCATGTACACATACGCCCCGTCCGGCACCGCCGTCCGCTCCCCCGCCCCCAGACGCCGTACGTGCAGCATCGCGCCCGCCTCCGGGACGGCGTAGGGCGTGGAGTCCGCGATGCCGTGGACGATCTCGTACGCCGAGTCGCCGCCGGGCTCCAGCGGGGCCAGCCACATCTGGACGAAGGACAGCGGCACCGGGCCGTCGTTGCGTTCCACGTGCCGCACCCCGGCCGCCGAGCTGAGGCGCTGGACGTCACCGGGGCGTACGAGCGTCTCGTGGCCGGCCGAGTCGCGGTGGGTGAGCTCGCCCTCGACGACCCACGTCACGATCTCGGTGTGGCTGTGCGGGTGCTCGTCGAAGCCGGCGCCGGGCGCGAGGCGCTCCTCGTTGCAGGCGATCAGCGCGCCGAAGCGGAGGTTGCCGGGGTCGTAGTGCGGGCCGAAGGAGAAGGCGTGCAGCGACTCGATGCCCGCCTCGGGGTCGCCGCCTCGGTAACGCTCCGTCGCGTGCCGTACGTCCATCACGGCACCACGGTAGCCCTCACCCGCACCCGGCGACGCGCACTCCCGTCCCGATAAGGCAGTCTTGTCCCCGTGCCCGAACCAGAGACCCGCCGCCCCGACGCCGCCGTACCCGTCCACTCGCACCCAGCGACCCTGAAGCGGCTCGAGCAGTCGTCCGGCAGTCTCGCCGCGCAGGCGATCGCGCGCATGGACGAGACGCTGCCGTGGTACCGGGCCATGCCCCCGGAGAACCGTTCCTGGATCGGGCTGGTGGCCCAGGCCGGTATCGCCGCGTTCACCGAGTGGTTCCGGCACCCGGACGCGCCCCAGGCCATCTCCACCGATGTCTTCGGGACCGCGCCGCGCGAGCTGACCAGGGCCATCACCCTGCGCCAGACCGTCGAGATGGTGCGCACCACGATCGAGGTCATGGAGTCCGCGATCGACGAGGTGGCGGCCCCGGGCGACGAGTCCGTCCTGCGTGAGGCGCTGCTGGTGTACGCCCGCGAGATCGCCTTCGCGACCGCCCAGGTGTACGCCCAGGCGGCCGAGGCACGCGGCGCCTGGGACGCCCGGCTGGAGTCGCTCGTGGTGAACGCCGTGCTGAGCGGCGAGGCCGACGAGGGGGCGGTGTCCCGGGCCGCCGCGCTGGGCTGGAACTCGCCCGAGCACGTGTGCGTGGTGCTGGGGCCGGCGCCCGACGGTGACAGCGAGCTGACCGTCGAGGCCATCCGGCGGGCCGCCCGGCACGCCAAGCTCCAGGTCCTCACCGGTGTGCTCGGCGCCCGGCTCGTGGTGATCGCGGGTGGCAGCGACAACCCCCTCGCCGTGGCCAAGTCGCTGATCGGGCCTTATGCGCCGGGGCCGGTCGTGGCGGGACCCGTGGTGTCCGATCTGCTGGCCGCGACCCGGTCCGCGCAGGCCGCCGCCGCCGGGCTCAAGGCGTGTTCCGCCTGGCAGGACGCCCCGCGGCCGGTTCTGGCGGACGATCTGCTCCCGGAACGCGCGATGGCCGGTGACCCGGGCGCGCGTGAGCAGTTGGTGGAGGAGATCTACAGACCGCTGGAGGAGGCGGGGTCGGCACTCCTGGAGACGCTCTCCGTCTATCTGGAACAGGCGAGCAGTCTCGAAGGCGCCGCTCGTATGCTCTTCGTTCATCCCAATACCGTGCGCTACCGGCTCCGACGTGTGACTGACGTCACCGGGTGGTCACCCTCCGATGTACGGTCGGCGTTCACGTTGCGCATCGCGCTCATCCTGGGGCGTCTGGCCGACGGCGATCTCCAGCTCTAGGCTTTTGTCGGGGGTCCACAAAACCCCCTCGTGTTCTTCGTCCCTGTCCTCACGGGCGGTCGTGGCCGTCCACAAGAGAGAGTGTGAGAGTGCTCGTACTCGTCGCTCCCGGCCAAGGCGCCCAGACGCCCGGCTTCCTGACTCCCTGGCTCGAACTCCCCGGTGTCCGCGGCACCCTCGAGGCGTGGTCCGAGGCCGTGCAGCTCGACCTGATCCGCTACGGCACCGAGGGGGACGCGGAGGAGATCCGCGACACCGCCGTGGCGCAGCCGCTGCTGGTCGCGGCCGGACTCGCCTCCGCGTACATGCTCTTCGACGACCCGGCGGACCTGCCCCGCAAGGTCGGCGCGCTCGCCGGGCACAGCGTCGGCGAACTGACCGCGGCCGCTCTCGCCGGGGTGCTCCCTGCCGAGGAGACCGTCCGGCTGGTCCGGGCCCGTGGCCTGGCGATGGCCGAGGCCGCCGCCGTGACCGACACCGGCATGTCGGCGCTGCTCGGCGGTGACCCCGAGGTGAGCGTCGCGCACCTGGAGAAGCTGGGCCTGACCCCGGCGAACGTCAACGGCGCCGGCCAGATCGTGGCCGCGGGCACGCTGGAGCAGCTCGCCGTGCTGAACGAGGACAAGCCCGAGGGCGTCCGCAAGGTCGTCCCGCTCAAGGTGGCCGGCGCCTTCCACACGCACCACATGGTTCCCGCGGTCGACGCGCTGGCGAAGGCCGCCGAGACCCTGACGCCCGCCGACCCGAAGGTCACGTACGTCTCGAACAAGGACGGGCAGGCCGTCACCTCCGGTGCCGAGGTCGTGGCGCGGCTGGTCGGCCAGGTCGCCAACCCGGTCCGCTGGGACCTGTGCATGGAGACCTTCAAGGAGCTCGGCGTGACCGCGCTGATCGAGGTGTGCCCCGGTGGCACGCTGACCGGTCTCGCCAAGCGGGCGCTGCCCGGTGTGCGGACGCTGGCGCTCAAGACCCCCGACGACCTCGACGCCGCTCGCGAGCTCATCGCTGCGACTGCTACACCTGCCGCTGACGCGGCGGGCGCCTGACAAGGGAGCCTGGAGAGCATGTCGAAGATCAAGCCCAGCAAGGGCGCCCCGTACGCGCGGATCCTCGGGGTGGGCGGCTACCGCCCCACCCGGGTCGTGCCGAACGAGGTGATCCTCGAGACGATCGACTCGTCCGACGAGTGGATCCGCTCGCGCTCCGGCATCGAGACGCGGCACTGGGCGAACGCCGAGGAGACCGTGGCCGCGATGTCGATCGAGGCGTCCGGCAAGGCGATCGCCGATGCCGGGATCTCCGCCGAGCAGATCGGCGGCGTGATCGTCTCGACCGTCTCGCACTTCAAGCAGACCCCGGCCGTCGCCACCGAGATCGCCGACAAGCTCGGCACCGACAAGGCCGCCGCCTTCGACATCTCGGCCGGCTGCGCGGGCTTCGGCTACGGCCTGACCCTCGCCAAGGGCATGGTCGTCGAGGGGTCCGCGGAGTACGTCCTGGTCATCGGCGTCGAGCGGCTCAGCGACCTCACCGACCTGGAGGACCGTGCCACGGCCTTCCTGTTCGGCGACGGTGCGGGCGCGGTCGTGGTCGGTCCCTCCGACGAGCCGCACATCGGTCCGACGGTGTGGGGTTCCGAGGGCGACAAGTCCGAGACGATCAAGCAGACGGTGCCGTGGAACGAGTTCAACGTCGGCGACGTCTCCAAGCTCCCGCTCGACAGCAAGGGCAACGTCAAGTTCCCCGCGATCACGCAGGAGGGCCAGGCGGTCTTCCGCTGGGCCGTGTTCGAGATGGCGAAGGTCGCCCAGCAGGCGCTGGACGCGGCCGGGATCAGCCCGAGCGAGCTGGACGTCTTCATTCCGCACCAGGCCAACGAGCGCATCATCGACTCGATGGTGAAGACTCTCAAGCTGCCGGAGCATGTCACGGTCGCCCGTGACGTGCGCACCACCGGCAACACCTCGGCCGCCTCGATTCCGCTCGCAATGGAGCGGCTTCTGGCGACCGGCGAGGCGAAGAGCGGCGACACCGCGCTCGTCATCGGATTCGGGGCGGGTCTCGTCTACGCCGCCACTGTCGTTACCCTCCCCTAGGCACTGCGTGCCGGATCATCAGGTCCGGGACGGAGTCCAAACAGCCAACACCCCCTGGAAAACAACGAAGGAGCGCCCACCATGGCCGCCACTCAGGAAGAGATCGTCGCCGGTCTCGCCGACATCGTGAACGAGATCGCCGGCATCCCGGTTGAGGACGTCCAGCTGGACAAGTCCTTCACCGACGACCTGGACGTCGACTCGCTGTCCATGGTCGAGGTCGTCGTCGCCGCCGAGGAGCGCTTCGACGTCAAGATCCCCGACGAGGACGTCAAGAACCTCAAGACCGTCGGTGACGCGACCAGCTACATCCTCAAGCACCAGGCCTGATCCTCAGGCCGGTTGCCTGCCCCGCCACCCGGCGGTGGCGCCGTATGTCCCCGCCTCGTCGGGGGTAGTCCTCCCGATCCGTTGGAGAAAGAATTCCCGTGAGCCCGACCAATCGCACCGTGGTCGTCACCGGTATCGGCGCAACCACACCGCTGGGTGGCGACGTAGCTTCCACTTGGGAAGGGCTGGTCGCCGGCAAGTCCGGCGTCACGGTCCTGGAGCAGGAGTGGGCCGCCGATCAGGCGGTCCGCATCGCCGCGCAGATCGCCGTGGAACCGACCGAGGTCATCCCTCGGCCACAGGCCCGCCGCCTGGACCGTTCGGCGCAGTTCGCGCTGATCGCGGCAAAGGAGGCGTGGGCCGACGCCGGCTTCACCGGCAAGGCGGGTGAGGACGGGTCCGACGGGTCGGTCGACGCCGACCGGCTCGGCGCGGTCATCGCCTCCGGCATCGGTGGCGTGACGACTCTGCTCGACCAGTACGACGTGCTGAAGGAGAAGGGCGTCCGCCGCGTCTCCCCGCACACCGTCCCCATGCTGATGCCGAACAGCCCCTCGGCGAACGTGGGCCTGCTCGTGGGCGCCCGGGCGGGCGTGCACACGCCGGTCTCCGCCTGCGCGTCGGGCGCCGAGGCCATCGGCTACGCCATCGAGATGATCCGCACCGGCCGCGCCGACGTCGTCGTCGCGGGCGGCACGGAGGCGGCGATCCACCCGCTGCCGATCGCCGCGTTCGGCAACATGATGGCGATGTCCAAGAACAACGACGACCCCGAGGGCGCCTCGCGTCCCTACGACACCGGCCGTGACGGCTTCGTCATGGGCGAGGGTGCCGGCGTGATCGTCCTGGAGTCGGCCGAGCACGCCGCCAAGCGTGGTGCCCGGGTGTACGCCGAGGCGGTCGGGCAGGGCATCTCCGCCGACAGCCACGACATCGTGCAGCCGGAGCCGGAGGGGCGCGGCATCTCGCACGCCCTGCAGAACCTGCTGGAGCGCACCGACCTGAACCCGGCGGAGATCGTGCACGTCAACGCGCACGCGACGTCGACGCCGGCCGGTGACGTGGCCGAGCTGAAGGCGCTGCGCAAGGTGTTCGGCGACGACGCCGACCACATGGCGGTCTCCGCGACCAAGTCGATGACCGGTCATCTGCTGGGTGGCGCGGGCGGTGTGGAGTCGGTGGCGACGATCCTCGCCCTGTACCACCGGGTGGCTCCGCCGACCATCAACGTGGAGAACCTCGACCCGGAGGCGGAGGCCAGCGCGGACATCGTGCGCGGTGAGGCTCGCAAGCTGCCGGTGGAGGGCCGTATCGCCGCCCTGAACGACTCGTTCGGGTTCGGCGGGCACAACGTGGTGCTGGCGTTCCGTTCCGTGTGACAGCGCCGTGAAGCCGTTACTGGAAATGGCCCGGTCTCCCCTTGGGAGGCCGGGCCGTTTGCCGTCGCTCTGGACGACCTGCCCTAGACGACCTGGTGGAGCCACCGCACGGGCGCGCCCTCGCCCGCGTATCTGAAGGGCTCCAGTTCGTCGTCCCAGGGCTTGCCCAGCAGCTTGGCGATCTCCGCCTCCAGGTCCGTCTCGCCGTGCTGGGACCGTGTCAGCGCGGCGCGCAGGCGGTCCTCCGGGATCAGGATGTCGCCGTGGATGCCGGTGACGGCGTGGAAGATGCCGAGTTCGGGGGTGCAGCTGTAGCGCTCGCCCTCGGCGGTGACGCAGGGCTCGGCGGTCACCTCGAAGCGCAGAAGGTGCCAGCCTCTCAGCGCGGACGCCAGTTTGGAGGCCGTGCCGACCTCGGCCTGCCAGGAGAACTCCGAGCGCCAGGTGCCGGGCGCGGCGGGCTGCCGGATCCAGTCGAGGTTGACGCGTGTGCCGAGCACCCCGGCGATGGCCCACTCGACGTGCGGGCACAGCGCGCGCGGCGCGGAGTGCACGTACAGAACTCCACGTGTCGTCACCGGGACCTCCGGGCAGAGCGGGACATCTTGCCGACTGGCGGACGGCAGTCCGTGGCGGGCAGCCACGTTGAGGGCGAGGCTACCGTGCGGCGGCGCAAGGAGTGTGACGTACCGTCCGTCCGGATGCCCCGAAACGCCCGCCATTCACCCGGCAGGACGCTAGTACGGGTGCGAACCGTTGCGT encodes:
- a CDS encoding aldo/keto reductase → MTNGKIPAARLGDDGPEVGVQGLGCMGMSFGYGPTDAGEARATLERALELGVTLYDTADAYGAGENERFLSPFFKAHRDEVVIATKFALAIPPDDPTRRIIRNDPPYIREAVEASLRRLDVDVIDLYYMHRRDVSVPIEETVGVMSELVREGKVKHLGLSEVTGAELRTAQAVHPIAAVQSEWSLFSRDIEAQVVPAARELGVALVPYSPLGRGFLTGSFVNADKDLTTGDFRRQQPRFTGENAAANHALLEPVRAVAEARGASLGQIALAWVQQQAAVHGLPVIPIPGTRKPSRVEENIAATHIELTKEQLELLEPIAAQVAGDRYADMRFASAGRE
- a CDS encoding MerR family transcriptional regulator yields the protein MTVMETTGTTTDSCAAPPHPRRRPAGQDSYTISEVVAITGLTAHTLRWYERIGLMPHIDRSHTGQRRYSNRDLDWLDLVGKLRLTGMPVADMVRYAELVREGDHTYGDRFELLKETREDVLARIAELQDTLAVLDRKIGFYADAGRALASERS
- a CDS encoding GNAT family N-acetyltransferase — protein: MSLVRRATVEDAGEVLRLRQVMIDSVFSGADAAAASRGWHGESLPTLRARLAEPDGDFMAFVVEHPERPGALAALAAGTLEYRIGRAGNPHGRVGHVFSVATDPDARRRGYARACMEELLQWFRERGVPQVDLNASAQAEPLYESLGFVRKPDPSMRLSL
- a CDS encoding beta-lactamase family protein, yielding MSLQSLALIENWPVPTAAAAVVRADGTLLGTHGPAGHRFPLASVTKPLAAYAALVAYEEGAVDLDEPAGPPGATVRHLLAHTSGLAFDEHRVTAPPGERRLYSNAGFEQLGDHLAKTTDIPFGEYLREAVLEPLGMTSTTLQGSPAKDGVSTVDDLLRFAAEIQAPRLLDPRTVAEAMTVQYPGTKGVLPGYGHQNPNDWGLGFEIRDGKSPHWTGASSSPRTFGHFGQSGTFLWIDPDARAACVALTDRAFGPWAVEAWPAFTDAVLAEL
- a CDS encoding pirin family protein — its product is MDVRHATERYRGGDPEAGIESLHAFSFGPHYDPGNLRFGALIACNEERLAPGAGFDEHPHSHTEIVTWVVEGELTHRDSAGHETLVRPGDVQRLSSAAGVRHVERNDGPVPLSFVQMWLAPLEPGGDSAYEIVHGIADSTPYAVPEAGAMLHVRRLGAGERTAVPDGAYVYMHVVRGEVSLDGARLGPGDAARITDAKDLEAVATSGAELLVWEMS
- the fasR gene encoding fatty acid biosynthesis transcriptional regulator FasR, coding for MPEPETRRPDAAVPVHSHPATLKRLEQSSGSLAAQAIARMDETLPWYRAMPPENRSWIGLVAQAGIAAFTEWFRHPDAPQAISTDVFGTAPRELTRAITLRQTVEMVRTTIEVMESAIDEVAAPGDESVLREALLVYAREIAFATAQVYAQAAEARGAWDARLESLVVNAVLSGEADEGAVSRAAALGWNSPEHVCVVLGPAPDGDSELTVEAIRRAARHAKLQVLTGVLGARLVVIAGGSDNPLAVAKSLIGPYAPGPVVAGPVVSDLLAATRSAQAAAAGLKACSAWQDAPRPVLADDLLPERAMAGDPGAREQLVEEIYRPLEEAGSALLETLSVYLEQASSLEGAARMLFVHPNTVRYRLRRVTDVTGWSPSDVRSAFTLRIALILGRLADGDLQL
- a CDS encoding ACP S-malonyltransferase, with translation MLVLVAPGQGAQTPGFLTPWLELPGVRGTLEAWSEAVQLDLIRYGTEGDAEEIRDTAVAQPLLVAAGLASAYMLFDDPADLPRKVGALAGHSVGELTAAALAGVLPAEETVRLVRARGLAMAEAAAVTDTGMSALLGGDPEVSVAHLEKLGLTPANVNGAGQIVAAGTLEQLAVLNEDKPEGVRKVVPLKVAGAFHTHHMVPAVDALAKAAETLTPADPKVTYVSNKDGQAVTSGAEVVARLVGQVANPVRWDLCMETFKELGVTALIEVCPGGTLTGLAKRALPGVRTLALKTPDDLDAARELIAATATPAADAAGA
- a CDS encoding ketoacyl-ACP synthase III; this translates as MSKIKPSKGAPYARILGVGGYRPTRVVPNEVILETIDSSDEWIRSRSGIETRHWANAEETVAAMSIEASGKAIADAGISAEQIGGVIVSTVSHFKQTPAVATEIADKLGTDKAAAFDISAGCAGFGYGLTLAKGMVVEGSAEYVLVIGVERLSDLTDLEDRATAFLFGDGAGAVVVGPSDEPHIGPTVWGSEGDKSETIKQTVPWNEFNVGDVSKLPLDSKGNVKFPAITQEGQAVFRWAVFEMAKVAQQALDAAGISPSELDVFIPHQANERIIDSMVKTLKLPEHVTVARDVRTTGNTSAASIPLAMERLLATGEAKSGDTALVIGFGAGLVYAATVVTLP
- a CDS encoding acyl carrier protein yields the protein MAATQEEIVAGLADIVNEIAGIPVEDVQLDKSFTDDLDVDSLSMVEVVVAAEERFDVKIPDEDVKNLKTVGDATSYILKHQA
- a CDS encoding beta-ketoacyl-[acyl-carrier-protein] synthase family protein, with the protein product MSPTNRTVVVTGIGATTPLGGDVASTWEGLVAGKSGVTVLEQEWAADQAVRIAAQIAVEPTEVIPRPQARRLDRSAQFALIAAKEAWADAGFTGKAGEDGSDGSVDADRLGAVIASGIGGVTTLLDQYDVLKEKGVRRVSPHTVPMLMPNSPSANVGLLVGARAGVHTPVSACASGAEAIGYAIEMIRTGRADVVVAGGTEAAIHPLPIAAFGNMMAMSKNNDDPEGASRPYDTGRDGFVMGEGAGVIVLESAEHAAKRGARVYAEAVGQGISADSHDIVQPEPEGRGISHALQNLLERTDLNPAEIVHVNAHATSTPAGDVAELKALRKVFGDDADHMAVSATKSMTGHLLGGAGGVESVATILALYHRVAPPTINVENLDPEAEASADIVRGEARKLPVEGRIAALNDSFGFGGHNVVLAFRSV
- a CDS encoding DUF3145 domain-containing protein, with amino-acid sequence MTTRGVLYVHSAPRALCPHVEWAIAGVLGTRVNLDWIRQPAAPGTWRSEFSWQAEVGTASKLASALRGWHLLRFEVTAEPCVTAEGERYSCTPELGIFHAVTGIHGDILIPEDRLRAALTRSQHGETDLEAEIAKLLGKPWDDELEPFRYAGEGAPVRWLHQVV